One segment of Planctomycetia bacterium DNA contains the following:
- a CDS encoding DUF932 domain-containing protein: MASLTRANRELYRRGPDESFQTLKELHDHCRQERQYSADLWQLPQTLLPMVSDGELSVTLEKGESVGLNDWSFSQMCRLSGISKETINRFHPETATLAFRDTLPQAEKPVQLLTTGKTVRSVHGVSYTRLWNSELIETIRDVATDFQPPQTAYNCGTGLYCGEQDMFCFLIDPTGWIDIDGESFAPGFFVWNSEVGRRSLGMQSFWFQRVCQNHIVWDAVQVVEFSRKHTANVRDGLQEIRRHIEALVAKRDSRRDKFAEVLKKAMHTRLGSDSEEVAKELGKHGIPQHYIKDAMEIARAQGGFTIFALVDALTRLTQRVTFAADRAEADYKVAQLLSLALAA, translated from the coding sequence ATGGCAAGTTTAACCCGAGCCAACCGCGAGCTGTATCGACGCGGTCCTGACGAGTCTTTCCAGACTCTGAAGGAACTGCACGACCACTGTCGGCAAGAGCGGCAGTACTCCGCCGACTTATGGCAGTTGCCGCAAACTCTGCTGCCGATGGTCAGTGACGGAGAATTGTCCGTGACACTGGAGAAAGGTGAATCGGTTGGTCTGAATGATTGGTCGTTCAGCCAGATGTGTCGCCTATCCGGCATCAGCAAGGAAACGATCAATCGCTTCCATCCCGAGACGGCAACGCTCGCTTTCCGCGATACGCTGCCTCAAGCCGAAAAGCCCGTGCAATTGTTGACGACGGGCAAAACGGTGCGGTCGGTTCACGGCGTGTCGTACACGCGACTGTGGAACTCCGAACTGATTGAGACGATTCGCGACGTGGCGACGGACTTTCAGCCGCCACAAACCGCCTACAACTGCGGGACCGGGTTGTATTGCGGCGAGCAGGACATGTTCTGCTTTCTCATCGACCCGACTGGCTGGATCGACATCGACGGTGAATCGTTTGCGCCGGGTTTCTTTGTCTGGAACTCGGAAGTTGGCCGCCGCTCGCTCGGCATGCAATCGTTCTGGTTCCAGCGCGTCTGTCAGAACCACATTGTGTGGGACGCGGTACAAGTCGTTGAGTTTTCGCGAAAGCACACGGCCAATGTCCGTGACGGCTTGCAGGAAATTCGTCGGCACATCGAAGCCCTGGTCGCCAAGCGGGACTCCCGCCGCGACAAGTTCGCGGAGGTGCTCAAGAAGGCGATGCACACGCGGCTCGGCTCAGATTCCGAAGAGGTCGCCAAGGAACTCGGTAAGCACGGAATCCCGCAGCACTACATCAAGGATGCGATGGAGATCGCGCGAGCCCAGGGCGGGTTCACGATCTTCGCTTTGGTGGATGCCCTGACGCGGCTCACGCAGCGTGTCACGTTCGCCGCCGACCGAGCTGAAGCCGACTACAAAGTGGCTCAGCTTCTGTCGCTGGCCCTCGCGGCGTAA
- a CDS encoding tyrosine-type recombinase/integrase → MTDITNVLATVERPEPADLPTLIRDAGGAARFAFEEFFYGQIRNPSTRKAYLHTIRLFSDWSGLRGLDLVRVTPADVGRFLDSLPVALPTRKLHLAALRRFFDGLVMRHVLILNPALSVRSERYQVIEGKTPEITVEHARRLLKSIAASHDVGRRDFAVIGILIYTAARVGAVAKLRRRDFYEVGDQFCLRFHEKGGKVREIPVRHDLQLSLNEYLDRSGLRYADPASPLFRTAIRRTKRLTNNTMTADDMTRMVKRRLRDAGLSSRLSPHSFRVTTITDLLEQGVPLEDVQYLAGHADPRTTRLYDRRKRRVTRNIVERISV, encoded by the coding sequence ATGACCGACATAACGAACGTGCTGGCTACGGTCGAAAGGCCAGAACCGGCAGACCTACCGACACTCATTCGGGATGCCGGTGGGGCAGCTCGATTCGCGTTCGAAGAGTTTTTTTACGGACAGATCCGTAATCCCTCCACGCGGAAAGCGTATCTGCACACCATTCGCTTGTTCTCCGATTGGAGCGGCTTACGCGGCTTGGATTTGGTCCGCGTGACACCGGCCGATGTCGGACGATTTCTCGATTCTCTGCCGGTTGCCTTACCCACTCGAAAACTGCACCTGGCGGCGCTGCGGCGGTTCTTTGATGGGCTCGTCATGCGGCATGTCCTGATCCTGAATCCGGCGTTGTCGGTGCGCAGCGAGCGATATCAAGTCATCGAAGGCAAGACGCCGGAGATTACTGTCGAGCATGCGCGGCGATTGCTGAAGAGCATCGCGGCGTCCCACGATGTTGGCCGCCGTGACTTCGCCGTGATCGGCATTTTGATCTACACGGCCGCCCGCGTCGGGGCAGTCGCCAAGTTGCGGCGGCGCGATTTCTACGAAGTCGGCGACCAATTCTGTCTGCGGTTTCACGAGAAAGGCGGCAAGGTCCGGGAGATTCCCGTGCGCCATGACCTGCAACTGTCGCTGAATGAGTATTTGGATCGGAGCGGTCTGCGGTACGCCGATCCAGCATCGCCGTTGTTTCGGACCGCGATCCGTCGAACCAAACGCCTCACAAACAATACCATGACTGCGGACGATATGACGCGCATGGTCAAACGCAGGTTGCGTGATGCGGGATTGTCTTCACGTTTGTCGCCCCATTCCTTTCGCGTGACGACTATCACCGACCTCTTGGAACAAGGCGTTCCGTTGGAAGACGTGCAGTATCTGGCTGGCCACGCCGATCCACGAACGACGCGACTTTATGACCGCCGCAAGCGTCGTGTCACTCGAAACATCGTCGAGCGAATCTCGGTGTAG